The Sulfurihydrogenibium sp. YO3AOP1 genome has a window encoding:
- a CDS encoding cytochrome ubiquinol oxidase subunit I, with amino-acid sequence MDLLALSRFQFAFTAFVHFIFVPLTLGLSVFIAIIKTLYLKTKNPLYDELSMFLMKLFAINFAAGVATGLTMEFEFGTNWFQYSKFVGDIFGSPLAIEGLMAFFLESTFMGIFLFGRGRISEAMHTFSAWMVALGSNLSGLWILIANSWMQTPAGYKIVETQQGIRAELTDFWAAVLNHTTIIRFLHTVNGGQITAGFFVLGVLAYFLLKRKHVEMAKLGMKAALIYTSIVSVLAIIFGDIHGYYVAKYQPLKLAMAEGIWNTEKGAPVIPIGWVDQKEQKTYAPIAIPGMASFLSYHDFNAEVKGINDLVKEYQQKAKDYESKVAELEKQYAVNPTPELKQQLAEYKAYTKAYNISHADLPSVNVVFQSFHFMIGLGFLFVFISLWGLYLLKKGTIYQNTAFLKTVLYSIPLPFIASELGWFTAEVGRQPWLVQGMLKTADGVTYFNTSANVLFSVITFILIYTGIVIVYVKAMKKSVQEYAEKDIVVDYETGPSTVQVGMYSKDTKGGV; translated from the coding sequence ATGGACTTGTTAGCTTTGTCCAGATTTCAGTTTGCGTTCACAGCCTTCGTGCACTTCATCTTCGTTCCATTAACGCTCGGTTTGTCTGTGTTCATCGCCATCATCAAAACTCTTTATCTAAAAACCAAAAATCCATTGTATGACGAGCTCTCTATGTTCTTGATGAAGCTTTTTGCTATCAACTTTGCCGCGGGTGTAGCAACTGGTTTAACGATGGAATTTGAATTTGGTACTAACTGGTTCCAGTATTCAAAATTTGTGGGTGATATCTTTGGTTCACCATTGGCTATTGAAGGTTTGATGGCATTCTTCTTAGAATCTACATTTATGGGTATTTTCTTATTCGGTAGAGGAAGAATATCGGAAGCTATGCACACATTTTCAGCATGGATGGTAGCTCTTGGTAGCAATCTTTCTGGATTATGGATTTTAATTGCTAACTCTTGGATGCAAACACCTGCTGGTTATAAAATCGTTGAAACTCAACAAGGAATTAGAGCAGAGCTTACAGATTTCTGGGCTGCAGTTTTAAATCACACAACAATAATAAGATTTCTTCACACAGTTAACGGCGGTCAAATTACAGCAGGATTTTTTGTCTTGGGTGTATTGGCATACTTCTTACTCAAAAGAAAACATGTTGAGATGGCAAAATTAGGTATGAAAGCAGCTTTAATCTATACTTCAATAGTATCAGTGTTAGCTATCATATTTGGTGATATTCATGGTTATTATGTAGCAAAATATCAACCATTAAAGCTTGCTATGGCAGAGGGTATTTGGAATACTGAAAAAGGAGCTCCTGTTATACCTATCGGTTGGGTGGATCAAAAAGAACAAAAAACTTATGCACCTATAGCTATTCCAGGTATGGCTTCATTCTTATCATACCATGATTTCAACGCAGAAGTAAAAGGAATTAACGACCTTGTTAAAGAATATCAGCAAAAAGCAAAAGATTATGAATCAAAAGTAGCAGAGTTAGAAAAACAATATGCTGTAAATCCAACTCCAGAGTTAAAGCAACAGTTAGCAGAATACAAAGCATATACAAAGGCTTATAATATTTCTCATGCAGATTTACCAAGTGTTAACGTAGTGTTCCAATCTTTCCACTTTATGATTGGTTTAGGCTTCTTATTTGTGTTTATCTCTCTATGGGGTCTATACTTGCTCAAAAAAGGAACTATTTATCAAAATACAGCATTCTTAAAAACAGTTCTTTACTCAATACCACTTCCATTTATAGCATCAGAGCTTGGTTGGTTTACAGCTGAAGTCGGTCGTCAGCCATGGTTAGTTCAAGGAATGTTAAAAACAGCTGATGGTGTAACTTACTTTAATACTTCTGCTAATGTGTTGTTCTCAGTAATTACATTTATCTTAATTTATACAGGCATTGTTATTGTCTATGTAAAAGCTATGAAAAAATCAGTTCAAGAGTATGCTGAAAAAGACATTGTAGTTGATTATGAAACTGGACCAAGTACTGTTCAAGTAGGAATGTATTCAAAAGATACAAAAGGAGGTGTTTAA
- the glnA gene encoding type I glutamate--ammonia ligase yields MAMIQCQTPDDVMRVISEKGIAFIDFKFSDPFGQWQHLTIPTHEFGLHSFENGIPFDGSSIRGWKGIQESDMLLIPDPKTAFIDPFIEEPTLSLICDVVDPITKEPYSRDTRQIAKKALEFLRSSGIGDIAYFGPEAEFFIFDDIRFSSGPNHAYYQVDSEEAWWNTAREENPNLGYKIPYKRGYFPVSPLDKTHHIRMDMVKTLEEVGITVEREHHEVATAGQGEINFRFSDIIGSGDNILKYKYVLRNVGYRYGKFVTFMPKPLAGDNGSGMHCHFSIWNNGQNLFAGNGYGGLSEIALYAIGGIIKHAKAICAFSNPTTNSYHRLVPGFEAPVRLAYSARNRSAAIRIPVGEASPKAKRIEVRFPDASSNPYLTFTALLMAAIDGIENKIHPGEPLDKDIYSLPPEELANVPQTPGSLQEAIDALKEDNEFLLKGGVMDKDFINMWIETKQAEQDAIRLVPHPKEFELYFDV; encoded by the coding sequence ATGGCAATGATTCAATGTCAAACACCAGATGATGTGATGCGTGTAATTTCAGAAAAAGGTATTGCCTTTATTGATTTTAAGTTTTCAGACCCATTTGGTCAGTGGCAACATTTAACAATCCCAACTCATGAGTTTGGTCTCCATTCATTTGAAAACGGAATTCCGTTTGATGGTTCATCAATAAGAGGTTGGAAAGGTATTCAAGAATCAGATATGTTATTAATTCCAGACCCAAAAACAGCATTCATCGACCCATTCATAGAAGAACCAACTTTATCTTTAATCTGCGATGTTGTTGACCCAATAACTAAAGAGCCATACTCAAGAGACACAAGACAAATTGCTAAAAAAGCTCTTGAATTTTTGAGATCTTCAGGTATTGGTGATATAGCCTACTTTGGTCCAGAAGCAGAATTCTTTATTTTTGATGATATTAGATTCAGCTCAGGACCTAACCATGCTTACTACCAAGTAGATTCTGAAGAAGCATGGTGGAATACTGCAAGAGAAGAAAACCCAAATCTTGGATATAAAATACCTTATAAAAGAGGATACTTCCCAGTTTCTCCATTGGACAAAACTCATCATATAAGAATGGATATGGTTAAAACACTTGAAGAAGTAGGTATTACAGTAGAAAGAGAACACCATGAAGTAGCAACAGCAGGACAAGGAGAAATCAACTTCAGATTTTCAGATATCATTGGTTCAGGTGATAACATATTAAAATACAAATATGTACTTAGAAACGTTGGATACAGATATGGAAAATTCGTAACATTTATGCCAAAACCATTAGCAGGCGATAATGGTAGCGGTATGCACTGCCACTTCTCAATCTGGAACAACGGACAAAACCTGTTTGCTGGTAATGGATACGGTGGATTATCAGAAATAGCTCTCTATGCTATTGGTGGAATCATTAAACATGCAAAAGCTATTTGTGCATTCTCTAACCCAACTACAAACTCTTACCATAGATTAGTACCTGGATTTGAAGCTCCTGTAAGACTTGCATACTCTGCAAGAAACAGGTCTGCTGCGATCAGAATTCCTGTTGGTGAAGCATCTCCAAAGGCTAAAAGAATTGAAGTAAGATTCCCGGATGCATCTTCTAACCCATACTTAACGTTTACAGCTTTATTGATGGCTGCTATTGATGGTATTGAAAATAAAATCCATCCAGGCGAACCTCTTGATAAAGATATCTACTCATTACCACCAGAAGAGCTTGCAAACGTTCCACAAACTCCAGGATCTCTCCAAGAAGCTATCGATGCATTAAAAGAAGACAACGAGTTTTTACTCAAAGGTGGCGTAATGGATAAAGACTTTATCAATATGTGGATTGAAACAAAACAAGCAGAGCAAGATGCAATCAGATTAGTTCCACATCCAAAAGAATTTGAACTTTACTTTGACGTTTAA
- the cydB gene encoding cytochrome d ubiquinol oxidase subunit II — translation MLPMELFTLQGLWFVLGGIFLIGYAVTDGFDLGTGFPMIFMKNEEDRNVLYNVIAPVWDGNEVWLIAGGGMLFAAFPAVYAASFSGFYIAILLVLWALIGRAIAFEYRNKSESLTWRRTFDFIYWIGNVLPAILFGVAVGNAVVGVPIDKDGAYLGDFFTLLRPVPLAMGLVGLFMFAMHGAAYLLRKTEGSVFEMAKKYAVISAFGYLAAVILTNVLALIQAPYLYENYLKYPIFFIVPAIMLISWIVYLKFLKSGKYEKMVFVSSVLSGATVLNVALASFPVFIRSTINPEYSLTVFNSSSSELTLKVMLIVTIIFMPLVIYYTRYAYKVFAGKVKGDTSYYH, via the coding sequence ATGCTACCAATGGAGCTTTTTACACTTCAAGGCTTATGGTTTGTTTTAGGAGGTATATTTTTGATAGGGTATGCAGTTACCGATGGTTTTGACCTTGGGACAGGCTTTCCTATGATTTTTATGAAAAATGAAGAAGATAGAAACGTTTTATACAACGTAATTGCACCTGTTTGGGATGGTAATGAAGTATGGCTTATAGCCGGTGGAGGTATGCTTTTTGCAGCATTTCCAGCTGTTTATGCTGCTTCTTTTTCCGGCTTCTATATTGCAATTTTATTGGTTCTTTGGGCTTTAATTGGTAGAGCCATTGCATTTGAATACAGAAACAAATCCGAATCTTTAACTTGGAGAAGGACTTTTGATTTTATCTACTGGATTGGCAATGTTCTTCCGGCCATTCTTTTTGGTGTTGCGGTAGGTAATGCAGTTGTAGGCGTTCCTATTGATAAAGATGGTGCATACTTAGGAGATTTTTTCACACTTTTAAGACCTGTACCACTTGCAATGGGACTTGTTGGTTTATTTATGTTTGCAATGCATGGAGCTGCATATTTACTTAGAAAAACAGAAGGCTCAGTTTTTGAAATGGCTAAAAAATATGCTGTTATAAGTGCCTTTGGATACCTGGCTGCAGTTATCTTAACAAACGTATTAGCTTTAATCCAAGCTCCATATTTGTATGAAAACTATTTAAAATATCCAATCTTCTTTATCGTTCCTGCTATAATGTTAATTTCATGGATTGTGTACTTAAAATTTTTAAAATCTGGTAAGTATGAAAAGATGGTTTTTGTATCAAGCGTGTTAAGTGGAGCTACAGTTTTAAACGTTGCTCTTGCATCATTCCCGGTATTTATAAGGTCAACAATCAATCCTGAATATAGCTTAACTGTGTTTAATTCTTCATCTTCAGAATTAACATTAAAAGTTATGTTAATCGTCACAATTATCTTTATGCCATTGGTTATTTACTACACAAGATATGCATATAAAGTTTTTGCTGGAAAAGTAAAAGGAGACACAAGCTACTATCATTAA
- a CDS encoding P-II family nitrogen regulator, producing MKKIEAIIKPFKLDEVKDALTNIGIYGMTVTEAKGFGRQKGHTELYRGAEYVIDFLPKLKIEVVVDDAQVEKVVEAIMQAARTGRIGDGKIFIIPIEDVIRIRTGERGPEAV from the coding sequence ATGAAAAAAATTGAAGCAATTATTAAACCTTTCAAGCTTGATGAAGTTAAAGATGCACTGACGAACATTGGAATCTATGGTATGACTGTTACAGAAGCAAAAGGATTTGGAAGACAAAAAGGTCATACTGAGTTATACAGAGGAGCAGAGTATGTAATAGATTTCCTTCCTAAGTTAAAAATAGAAGTTGTTGTAGATGATGCACAGGTTGAAAAAGTAGTAGAAGCTATAATGCAGGCTGCAAGAACCGGAAGAATTGGAGATGGAAAAATTTTTATAATTCCAATAGAAGATGTAATAAGAATAAGAACAGGAGAAAGAGGTCCAGAAGCAGTTTAA
- a CDS encoding aldehyde dehydrogenase family protein, which translates to MIKLPMIIGGKEVWKDEIIDVIFPYNQEKIGEAVKGSPEDVYQAIEKAKIGLEKLKKLTAYEKYKILLKIANLLESKKEEFARTITLETGKTIREARIEVDRAINTITFSAEEAKRIHGEYVHFDASPNGRGKKGFYYRVPAGIVSAITPFNFPVNLTAHKIAPSIAAGCPFILKPSERTPLSPIMLCQLFLEAGVPEEAVSVIPGFADVGQAMTTHPDVRVVSFTGSLKVGEIIAKQAGLKKIVMELGSNSAVIVDKTANLEIAAKKSVLGGFALAGQVCISVQRVFVHESVADEFEHLLKVEASKLKYGNPLEEDTDVGPVISISEVDRIETWINEAVMKGGKISLGGIQSKDKPIIPPTIVSEVPEESKLFYEEAFAPVVAVRRFKDIDEAIKLVNKTNYGLQVGVFTNDLKNAWKVIENADVGGVIINDIPTFRADNMPYGGVKGSGIGREGPKFAIEDYTEIKVVAFDLG; encoded by the coding sequence ATGATTAAGCTACCGATGATAATTGGCGGCAAGGAGGTTTGGAAGGATGAGATTATCGATGTAATTTTTCCTTACAACCAAGAAAAAATAGGTGAGGCTGTAAAGGGTTCTCCTGAAGATGTTTATCAGGCTATAGAAAAAGCTAAAATAGGTCTTGAAAAACTAAAAAAACTTACAGCTTATGAAAAATATAAAATTTTGTTAAAAATAGCCAATCTTTTAGAAAGTAAAAAAGAAGAGTTTGCAAGAACTATAACCTTAGAAACAGGAAAAACTATCCGAGAAGCAAGAATAGAAGTAGATAGGGCTATAAATACAATTACTTTTTCAGCAGAAGAGGCAAAAAGAATTCATGGCGAGTATGTGCATTTTGATGCATCTCCAAACGGTAGAGGAAAGAAAGGATTTTATTACAGAGTCCCGGCCGGAATAGTTTCTGCAATTACTCCTTTTAACTTTCCTGTAAATCTTACTGCACATAAAATAGCACCATCTATTGCAGCAGGTTGTCCGTTTATATTAAAACCAAGTGAAAGAACTCCACTATCTCCAATAATGCTTTGTCAACTTTTCCTTGAAGCAGGTGTTCCGGAAGAGGCTGTTTCTGTTATACCGGGATTTGCAGATGTAGGTCAAGCAATGACTACACATCCAGATGTTAGAGTCGTCTCTTTTACAGGAAGCTTAAAAGTTGGAGAAATAATAGCAAAACAAGCAGGGTTGAAAAAAATAGTAATGGAGCTTGGGTCAAACTCAGCTGTAATTGTTGATAAAACAGCAAATTTAGAAATTGCAGCTAAAAAATCAGTTCTTGGAGGGTTTGCGTTAGCAGGTCAGGTTTGTATATCAGTTCAAAGGGTATTTGTTCATGAAAGTGTAGCTGATGAATTTGAACATCTTTTAAAAGTAGAAGCTTCAAAGTTAAAATATGGAAATCCTTTAGAAGAAGATACAGACGTAGGTCCTGTAATCTCTATAAGTGAAGTTGATAGAATTGAAACTTGGATTAATGAAGCAGTTATGAAAGGCGGTAAAATATCACTTGGAGGAATACAATCAAAAGATAAACCAATAATTCCACCAACAATAGTTTCAGAAGTGCCGGAAGAGTCTAAACTTTTCTATGAAGAAGCCTTTGCTCCTGTTGTTGCAGTAAGAAGGTTTAAAGATATAGATGAAGCTATAAAGCTTGTCAATAAAACAAATTATGGCTTACAAGTTGGAGTGTTTACAAACGACCTAAAAAATGCTTGGAAAGTGATAGAAAATGCAGATGTTGGTGGAGTGATTATAAACGATATTCCAACGTTTAGAGCTGATAATATGCCATATGGTGGAGTTAAAGGAAGCGGTATAGGTAGGGAAGGTCCAAAGTTTGCAATAGAAGATTATACAGAAATAAAGGTTGTAGCTTTTGATTTGGGTTAA
- a CDS encoding NifB/NifX family molybdenum-iron cluster-binding protein yields MIALDLNQSKENQGKYNGYVAIPIKAPRENQPIKISPAFGKVKFFALYDKNSKKIEIVENPADNGGEVVRFLNSLGIKELITLHMGKGAYNIALACGMKIYFAKDDKQTLDEVIAKFESNQLPLITEENFELLSQFGCGSHDHHHHEHHDHHHD; encoded by the coding sequence ATGATAGCATTAGACTTAAACCAAAGCAAAGAAAACCAAGGAAAATACAATGGTTATGTGGCAATCCCTATTAAAGCTCCACGAGAAAACCAACCAATCAAGATTTCTCCAGCATTTGGAAAAGTTAAATTTTTTGCATTATACGACAAAAACTCAAAGAAAATTGAAATTGTAGAAAATCCAGCAGATAATGGCGGTGAAGTGGTTAGATTTCTAAACAGCCTTGGTATAAAAGAATTAATTACCCTTCATATGGGAAAAGGTGCATACAATATAGCTTTGGCTTGTGGGATGAAAATCTATTTTGCTAAAGATGATAAACAAACTTTAGATGAAGTGATAGCTAAATTTGAATCAAATCAACTTCCATTAATTACAGAAGAGAATTTTGAACTTTTATCACAATTTGGTTGTGGCAGTCATGACCATCACCACCATGAACATCATGACCATCACCATGATTGA